From Mycteria americana isolate JAX WOST 10 ecotype Jacksonville Zoo and Gardens chromosome 4, USCA_MyAme_1.0, whole genome shotgun sequence, one genomic window encodes:
- the ASIC5 gene encoding bile acid-sensitive ion channel produces MDQLGRFIQSDPKGILEKIRLYLIKKLLPHLEDRRKYHQEFASSTSFHGVHNIVQTQSKTRKVLWLLVVVGCLAIVIWQICSRFIYYFSWPTTTTVVVQYVENVKFPAVTICNLNRFQAYAVSNLKVIFLIWNIVSGVLRKFAMEDKYSQELKDFLLANQNFSIKEFTRKNGFYLNSSTLLECEFFGKPCYPQDFEHVFTEYGNCFTFNHNDLPARRVSLSGRGLHLLFDVQQEQFTDEPALGYTDAGITFVIHSPKELPRFDGLGLLTPVGMHAQVSIRQLKSIIQEYPWGECKPDIKLQYHKIYSTNGCLQECKARYIQDWCGCLPFILPGNGTECDLLKFYNCVYPAIYDIEIKGLCTAGTHNSTCPAPCEETDYPTTVTYSSFGGEKAIKYFSAKLKKSPEYIRQNLVRIDIKYHDLSYKITQQQKALTVSELLADVGGQLGLFCGASMITIIELLEYIFTNFCWMCIFLLLKAPEMPEWNNPSQNQPTHKEKKKGIQEC; encoded by the exons ATGGACCAGCTTGGGAGATTCATTCAATCGGATCCTAAAG GAATATTGGAAAAGATACGACTGTACTTAATAAAGAAACTGCTGCCACATTTGGAAGACAGAAGGAAGTATCATCAGGAGTTTGCTTCATCCACTTCATTCCATGGAGTGCATAATATTGTTCAAACGCAGAGCAAGACTCGCAAAGTGCTGTGGCTGTTAGTAGTCGTGGGCTGTCTTGCCATTGTTATTTGGCAAATCTGCAGTCGCTTCATCTACTACTTCAGCTGGCCAACCACAACTACAGTGGTAGTTCAGTATGTGGAAAATGTCAAATTCCCTGCTGTGACTATTTGCAACTTGAACAG GTTTCAAGCTTATGCAGTAAGCAacctcaaagtaatttttttaatttggaacatTGTGTCTGGAGTTCTCCGTAAATTTGCTATGGAAGATAAATATTCTCAAGAGCTAAAAGATTTCCTTCTTGCGAATCAGAACTTCAGTATCAAAGAGTTTACAAGGAAAAACGGGTTTTATCTGAACAGCAGCACATTGCTAGAATGTGAATTTTTTGGAAAGCCATGTTACCCACAg GATTTTGAACATGTTTTCACTGAATATGGAAACTGCTTTACTTTTAATCACAATGATCTTCCAGCAAGAAGAGTGAGTTTGTCTGGAAGAGGCTTACATTTGCTTTTTGATGTCCAACAG GAACAATTCACTGATGAACCTGCTCTTGGTTATACTGATGCTGGTATAACTTTTGTTATCCATTCACCCAAAGAGCTTCCACGCTTTGATGGTTTAGGTTTATTAACACCGGTCGGCATGCATGCACAGGTCTCAATCCGCCAGCTGAAG TCAATTATCCAAGAATACCCATGGGGAGAGTGCAAGCCTGATATAAAGCTTCAGTACCACAAGATTTATAGTACTAATGGATGTTTGCAGGAATGCAAAGCCCGGTACATACAGGACTGGTGTGGCTGTTTGCCATTCATTCTTCCAG gaaatggaACAGAATGTGATTTGCTGAAGTTTTACAATTGTGTTTATCCAGCAATCT ATGATATAGAGATAAAAGGATTATGTACAGCAGGAACCCACAATTCCACTTGCCCTGCCCCATGTGAAGAAACTGATTATCCTACCACTGTCACCTATTCaagttttggaggagaaaaagccataaaatacttttctgcaaaactgaagaaaagccCAGAATACATCAG GCAGAACCTTGTGCGTATTGACATTAAGTATCATGATCTGAGCTACAAAATAACACAGCAGCAGAAGGCCTTGACTGTATCTGAGTTGCTTG CTGATGTAGGTGGCCAGCTTGGATTGTTTTGTGGTGCCAGTATGATTACAATCATAGAACTGCTCGAGTATATTTTTACTAACTTCTGTTGGATGTGCATCTTTCTTCTATTGAAAGCTCCTGAAATGCCTGAATGGAACAATCCATCCCAGAACCAACcgacacacaaggaaaaaaagaagggaatacAAGAATGTTAG